A single Rattus norvegicus strain BN/NHsdMcwi chromosome 5, GRCr8, whole genome shotgun sequence DNA region contains:
- the Alpl gene encoding alkaline phosphatase, tissue-nonspecific isozyme precursor: MILPFLVLAIGTCLTNSFVPEKEKDPSYWRQQAQETLKNALKLQKLNTNVAKNIIMFLGDGMGVSTVTAARILKGQLHHNTGEETRLEMDKFPFVALSKTYNTNAQVPDSAGTATAYLCGVKANEGTVGVSAATERTRCNTTQGNEVTSILRWAKDAGKSVGIVTTTRVNHATPSAAYAHSADRDWYSDNEMPPEALSQGCKDIAYQLMHNIKDIDVIMGGGRKYMYPKNRTDVEYELDEKARGTRLDGLDLISIWKSFKPRHKHSHYVWNRTELLALDPSRVDYLLGLFEPGDMQYELNRNNLTDPSLSEMVEVALRILTKNPKGFFLLVEGGRIDHGHHEGKAKQALHEAVEMDEAIGKAGTMTSQKDTLTVVTADHSHVFTFGGYTPRGNSIFGLAPMVSDTDKKPFTAILYGNGPGYKVVDGERENVSMVDYAHNNYQAQSAVPLRHETHGGEDVAVFAKGPMAHLLHGVHEQNYIPHVMAYASCIGANLDHCAWASSASSPSPGALLLPLALFPLRTLF, from the exons ATGATCTTGCCATTTTTAGTACTGGCCATCGGCACCTGCCTTACCAACTCATTTGTGCCAG agaaagagaaagaccccAGTTACTGGCGACAGCAAGCCCAAGAGACCTTGAAAAATGCCCTGAAACTCCAAAAACTCAACACCAACGTGGCCAAGAACATCATCATGTTCCTGGGAGATG gTATGGGCGTCTCCACAGTGACAGCTGCCCGCATCCTTAAGGGCCAGCTACACCACAACACGGGCGAGGAGACACGGCTGGAGATGGACAAGTTCCCCTTTGTGGCTCTCTCCAAG ACGTACAACACCAACGCTCAGGTCCCCGACAGCGCGGGCACTGCCACTGCCTACTTGTGTGGCGTGAAGGCCAACGAGGGCACCGTGGGAGTGAGCGCGGCCACTGAGCGCACGCGATGCAACACCACTCAGGGGAACGAGGTCACGTCCATCCTGCGCTGGGCCAAGGATGCTG GGAAGTCCGTGGGCATCGTGACCACCACTCGGGTGAACCACGCCACTCCCAGTGCAGCCTATGCGCACTCGGCCGATCGGGACTGGTACTCGGACAATGAGATGCCGCCAGAGGCTCTGAGCCAGGGCTGCAAGGACATCGCCTATCAGCTAATGCACAACATCAAGGACATCGAT GTGATCATGGGTGGCGGCCGGAAGTACATGTACCCCAAGAACAGAACTGATGTGGAATATGAACTGGATGAGAAGGCCAGGGGCACCAGACTGGATGGCCTGGACCTCATCAGCATTTGGAAGAGCTTCAAACCTAGACACAAG cactCCCACTATGTCTGGAACCGCACTGAACTGCTGGCCCTTGACCCCTCCAGGGTGGACTACCTCTTAG GTCTCTTTGAGCCCGGGGACATGCAGTATGAGTTGAATCGGAACAACCTGACTGACCCTTCCCTCTCGGAGATGGTGGAGGTGGCCCTCCGGATCCTGACAAAGAATCCCAAAGGCTTCTTCTTGCTAGTGGAAG GAGGCAGGATTGACCACGGGCACCATGAAGGCAAGGCCAAGCAGGCGCTGCATGAGGCCGTGGAGATGGATGAGGCCATCGGAAAGGCGGGCACCATGACTTCCCAGAAAGACACGTTGACTGTGGTTACTGCTGATCACTCCCACGTTTTCACGTTTGGTGGCTACACCCCCAGGGGCAACTCCATTTTTG GTCTGGCTCCCATGGTGAGTGACACGGACAAGAAGCCCTTCACAGCCATCCTGTATGGCAACGGGCCTGGTTACAAGGTGGTGGACGGTGAACGGGAGAACGTCTCCATGGTGGATTATG CTCACAACAACTACCAGGCCCAGTCCGCTGTCCCCCTGCGGCACGAGACCCACGGTGGGGAAGATGTGGCGGTCTTTGCCAAGGGCCCTATGGCTCACCTGCTTCACGGCGTCCATGAGCAGAACTACATCCCCCACGTCATGGCGTATGCCTCCTGCATTGGAGCCAACCTTGACCACTGTGCCTGGGCCAGCTCTGCGAGCAGCCCCTCCCCAGGGGCCCTGCTGCTTCCACTGGCTCTGTTCCCCCTACGCACCCTGTTCTGA